Proteins encoded in a region of the Thermocaproicibacter melissae genome:
- a CDS encoding pentapeptide repeat-containing protein: MPQRKTMREAIAEACLQEEDITKAEYDGESAEGLEFSGIGFHGCRFSGCRFENCRAENLYFEDTVFEACNFSNASLAGCCLRRVKFLNCKLMGTSFSEPILDTLEVADCSCRFFAVSNGKLRRVVFSGSDLSEAVLQECSLNGTEFRDCCLRKADFLHTPLKGIDLTTDEIAGLVVSGPELRGAKVTMLQASDLARYLGLIVQD; the protein is encoded by the coding sequence ATGCCGCAGCGCAAAACGATGAGAGAAGCCATTGCCGAGGCCTGTCTTCAGGAAGAAGATATTACCAAAGCGGAATATGACGGCGAAAGCGCGGAAGGTCTGGAATTTTCGGGAATCGGGTTCCACGGGTGCCGATTTTCCGGCTGTCGGTTTGAAAACTGCCGCGCGGAAAATCTATATTTTGAAGATACGGTTTTTGAAGCGTGCAATTTTTCGAACGCATCTCTGGCAGGCTGCTGCCTGCGCCGAGTAAAATTTCTCAACTGCAAGCTGATGGGAACCAGTTTTTCCGAACCGATTCTCGATACGCTTGAAGTTGCGGATTGTTCCTGCCGGTTTTTCGCTGTTTCAAACGGGAAGCTCCGCCGCGTTGTTTTTTCCGGCAGCGACCTTTCGGAAGCCGTTTTGCAAGAATGTTCGCTGAACGGCACCGAATTTCGAGACTGTTGCCTGCGTAAGGCTGACTTTCTGCACACGCCGCTCAAGGGAATCGACCTGACGACCGACGAAATTGCAGGGCTAGTGGTTTCCGGCCCCGAGCTGCGCGGCGCAAAGGTCACCATGCTGCAGGCCAGCGACCTTGCACGCTACCTTGGCCTGATTGTGCAAGATTAA